A portion of the Anoxybacillus gonensis genome contains these proteins:
- the asnB gene encoding asparagine synthase (glutamine-hydrolyzing) → MCGITGWVHFGRHIRQEKDTVLAMANTLSLRGPDDTNVWLDDHVAFGHKRLVVVDPAGGVQPMTRMKNGHRYTICYNGELYNTEDIRKQLLKNGYTFQGHSDTEVLLTAYMEWREQCVDHLNGIFAFAVWDDERKQLFLARDRLGVKPLFYRYEQGEFLFASEIKAILAHPNVRAEIDRESLCEILALGPSRTPGHGVFRTIYELRPAHAMIVQQSGVRQWRYWNVKSAPHEHSFHETVEHIRTLLIDAITRQLVSDVPVCTFLSGGVDSSAITAIAAKAFEREGKAPLHTYSIDYEENEQYFTANAFQPNSDGPWIKQMSDAFQTVHHTCIISQQQLADDLKEAVIARDLPGMADIDSSLLWFCRQIKQQFVVSLSGECADEIFGGYPWFHRKEDFERDGFPWMRSLDERFDLLNETWREKLPLHEYADMRYKETLREVPHADGESAEEARRRELFYLNMIWFMTTLLDRKDRMSMAASLEVRVPFADHRLVEYVWNIPWEMKMYNNREKGILRKALEGILPDDVLYRKKSPYPKTHHPRYTDIVAERLETILTNRSSVLYELFDRKKLKELVETKGQSFRIPWFGQLMSGPQLLAYFVQFHEWFEHYNIHLKDS, encoded by the coding sequence GTGTGCGGAATTACCGGATGGGTTCATTTTGGGCGACATATACGCCAAGAGAAAGACACGGTGCTTGCGATGGCCAATACGCTTTCGTTGCGGGGACCTGATGATACGAACGTATGGCTTGACGATCATGTCGCATTTGGACATAAGCGGCTTGTTGTCGTTGACCCAGCAGGTGGCGTACAGCCGATGACGCGAATGAAAAATGGTCATCGTTATACGATTTGTTATAATGGAGAGCTATATAATACAGAAGATATTCGAAAACAGTTATTGAAAAACGGATATACGTTTCAAGGGCATTCCGATACGGAAGTGTTGCTTACCGCATACATGGAATGGCGTGAACAATGTGTCGATCATCTGAACGGCATTTTTGCGTTTGCGGTGTGGGACGATGAACGAAAGCAACTCTTTTTAGCGCGCGATCGTTTAGGAGTGAAGCCGTTGTTTTATCGCTATGAACAAGGGGAGTTTTTATTCGCTTCAGAAATAAAAGCGATTTTGGCTCATCCAAACGTTCGTGCCGAAATTGATCGCGAAAGTTTATGTGAAATTTTAGCGCTCGGCCCTTCGCGCACACCGGGGCATGGCGTGTTTCGAACGATTTATGAATTGCGCCCGGCTCATGCGATGATCGTTCAGCAAAGCGGCGTACGTCAATGGCGATATTGGAACGTAAAAAGCGCACCGCATGAGCATTCCTTTCATGAAACGGTAGAACATATTCGGACGTTGTTGATCGATGCGATTACGCGACAACTCGTTTCCGATGTACCTGTTTGTACGTTTTTATCGGGTGGGGTCGATTCGAGCGCGATTACGGCGATTGCAGCGAAGGCGTTTGAACGTGAAGGGAAAGCTCCTCTTCATACGTATTCCATTGATTATGAAGAAAATGAACAATATTTTACAGCGAACGCATTTCAACCGAACAGTGACGGACCGTGGATTAAACAAATGTCGGATGCATTCCAAACCGTTCATCATACGTGCATCATTTCCCAACAACAATTAGCTGATGATTTAAAAGAAGCAGTCATTGCCCGTGATTTGCCGGGAATGGCGGATATTGATTCGTCGCTTCTTTGGTTTTGCCGTCAAATAAAGCAACAGTTTGTCGTTAGTTTATCAGGTGAATGTGCAGACGAAATTTTCGGAGGCTATCCGTGGTTCCATAGAAAAGAAGATTTTGAGCGAGACGGATTTCCGTGGATGCGCTCGTTAGATGAGCGATTCGATCTTCTCAATGAAACGTGGCGTGAAAAACTTCCGCTTCATGAGTATGCCGATATGCGTTATAAAGAAACGCTTCGTGAAGTTCCTCACGCAGACGGAGAAAGCGCAGAAGAAGCGCGCCGCCGCGAATTGTTTTATTTAAATATGATTTGGTTTATGACGACGTTGTTAGATCGGAAAGACCGCATGAGCATGGCGGCAAGTTTAGAAGTGCGCGTACCGTTTGCCGATCATCGCCTCGTTGAGTATGTATGGAACATTCCGTGGGAGATGAAAATGTACAACAATCGTGAAAAAGGAATTTTACGCAAAGCGCTTGAAGGAATTTTACCAGATGACGTGTTGTATCGGAAAAAAAGCCCATATCCGAAAACACATCATCCGCGTTATACGGACATCGTTGCTGAACGGCTAGAGACGATTTTAACGAATCGCTCGTCCGTTTTATATGAATTGTTTGATCGAAAGAAGTTAAAGGAATTAGTGGAAACGAAAGGGCAGTCGTTTCGCATCCCGTGGTTCGGTCAACTCATGTCCGGTCCGCAGCTGTTAGCGTATTTCGTTCAATTTCATGAGTGGTTTGAGCATTACAACATTCATTTAAAAGACAGCTAA